Genomic DNA from Peribacillus simplex:
TCGACAGAAATGTCACAAATCCCTTCTATTTAAGGAGGTTTATCGATATAAAACTGTAAAAAACATGAAGGATTGTCTAATTCAGTTGATTGAACGGAAGGCGCGAGACTCCTGCGGGTGCTAAGAGCGCCGAGGAGACTCCCGGACCGCCCGCCGGAAAGCCCACAAAAAAAGTTCCAGTTGATTTCATAAAACCGTAACAAGAAGGATAACCTATTTTCGTTATAAAATGATGTTCGGGGTGAGACCATTTCCTCCCTTTTGTAGACAAACTAAAAACGTTGATAATTCTATCAACGTTTGTTTAATAATTTTTTAACAATGCGTTTAAAAAAAGCTTTAAAGCTTTTCTTTTTGATAACTTGCTGTGCATGATATTGCTTCTCGATATAAATTTCTTCTTTGTTTATGGCATTAATTTCTGCTAATACCAGACCCAAACCGGAGTTATGATCTTTGTTTAGCACAATTTTGTAAGGAATATTATGACTCATTGCCAATTTTATATATTTCCCTAAATATTGATAGTCCATCTGACCATTTAAAAACAAATTTGAATGGGGATGCTGCTTCATCAATTGCTCTATCTCCGGATATACATTCGTTTCAAAGACTTGGCTTTTTTTTAGGACGATGACGACGCGCTCCCGTAATGTGCCCAGAAATTCCCTACGTTCACCAGGCTTGATTTCTTTTGGACCATGGATGCCTTGTTCTAGATAGTCCTCCACCTTTAGGCGTGACAATTCTTTCCCACCTCCGCTTTCACTTCAATAATGTATGTAATATGGCCAAAAATAGTGCCCATGATTTCTAGGTATGCCAAAAAGCAGAAAGTTGCTCTGGATTTAATATTACACATTTTTAGTCTACCCCCACTTTAAAAAATTGTCACTCTAGCTTCACTTCATGCATAGGATAGTATATGTGTAAATGTAGGTTGCTTAAATGAGGGACGGGGAAAACATGAAAAAATTAATAGTATTTATATTAATATTCGCTTTTAGTTTTGTTGGGTTCAGTAAAACTTCAGATGCGGCAGCTCGACAACTGATTATCATCAATAAAGCCAATAATCAGCTTGCCTATTACGAAAATGATAAATTGGTGAGGGTATTCAGCGTGGCGACAGGAAAAAAAGCCTCTTACACTCCTGAAGGAAAGTTCAAGGTAGTGACAAAGATTGTGAATCGTCCCTATTATAAAGGCAACATTAGAGGCGGAGACCCAAAAAACCCACTAGGTAAAAGATGGCTGGGAATCAATGCAAGGAATACACCAGGAAATACGTACGCAATACATGGCAATAATGATCCTACCACTATTGGGAAATATATAAGTGCCGGTTGTATTCGTATGTATAACAATGATGTTCAATGGCTGTACGATCGGGTGAAAATGAACACTGCAGTGTTGATCGCCAGTTCGAATAAATCATTTGCCACCATTGCTGCCGCTAATGGATATAAAGTGAGCGGATCTGTGAGCCTACCTGTAAATACCAGCGCTTCCCTGAAGAAAGGAAGCAGTGGCCCCCAAGTAATTGAACTGCAAAAAAGGTTAACTAAACTTGGATACAGTACAAAAGGAGTAGATGGGGCATTTGGAAAAAACACCGAATCTGCTGTTAAGAAATTTCAAAAATCCAAAAAACTCACTTCTGACGGGGTCGTTGGACCAAAAACGAAAAAAGCGCTTGGACTTAAATAATTTACATTACCGATATCCACT
This window encodes:
- a CDS encoding L,D-transpeptidase family protein; this encodes MKKLIVFILIFAFSFVGFSKTSDAAARQLIIINKANNQLAYYENDKLVRVFSVATGKKASYTPEGKFKVVTKIVNRPYYKGNIRGGDPKNPLGKRWLGINARNTPGNTYAIHGNNDPTTIGKYISAGCIRMYNNDVQWLYDRVKMNTAVLIASSNKSFATIAAANGYKVSGSVSLPVNTSASLKKGSSGPQVIELQKRLTKLGYSTKGVDGAFGKNTESAVKKFQKSKKLTSDGVVGPKTKKALGLK
- a CDS encoding YueI family protein; protein product: MSRLKVEDYLEQGIHGPKEIKPGERREFLGTLRERVVIVLKKSQVFETNVYPEIEQLMKQHPHSNLFLNGQMDYQYLGKYIKLAMSHNIPYKIVLNKDHNSGLGLVLAEINAINKEEIYIEKQYHAQQVIKKKSFKAFFKRIVKKLLNKR